One window of Medicago truncatula cultivar Jemalong A17 chromosome 2, MtrunA17r5.0-ANR, whole genome shotgun sequence genomic DNA carries:
- the LOC11424209 gene encoding F-box/FBD/LRR-repeat protein At1g16930, with protein MQRQKRRRRSSKASLAVADKISRLPDDVLHYILSLVSTKEAVATSILSKRWNNLWLSLPNIDFNNIKIDSIESNSKFIDSVYSVLVSPDTAIGGSHFINRFCLDVQFRNGNPLYGYDNPHLLYKRSCHNVVKWVNLVVQRRLKYLRLNLRLGYDLHLDVDDYDNSYLPKLPITIFTCRTLVSLDLHHFSVKGVCYRFLLKALSTSNSLRLDTFKLYRSIYQPQPPYDDIPIFQNLIYLELCNRWRLVVQVLHHCPKLQNLKLYTGSYAAKGNEDD; from the exons ATGCAGCGACAGAAACGGAGACGGAGAAGTTCAAAAGCATCATTGGCAGTGGCGGATAAGATCAGCAGGTTACCGGACGATGTTCTTCACTACATCCTCTCTCTTGTATCCACCAAAGAAGCAGTTGCTACAAGCATTCTTTCAAAGAGATGGAATAATCTTTGGCTCTCTCTTCCCAATATcgatttcaacaacatcaaaatcGATAGCATTGAATCTAATTCAAAATTTATCGATTCTGTTTACTCTGTTTTGGTCTCTCCAGACACTGCTATCGGCGGTTCTCATTTCATCAACCGTTTCTGCCTCGACGTTCAATTCCGTAACGGTAACCCTCTTTATGGGTACGATAACCCTCATCTTTTGTATAAGCGCAGTTGTCACAATGTTGTCAAATGGGTCAACCTTGTTGTTCAACGCAGACTAAAGTATCTTCGTCTCAATCTCCGTTTGGGTTATGATCTCCATCTCGACGtggatgattatgataatagcTACTTACCAAAATTGCCTATTACCATCTTCACCTGCCGAACCCTTGTTAGTCTTGACCTCCATCACTTCTCTGTCAAGGGTGTGTGTTACCGTTTTCTGCTGAAAGCACTTTCTACTTCTAACTCTCTGCGCTTAGATACATTCAAGTTGTACCGCAGCATCTACCAG CCTCAGCCCCCATATGATGATATTCCtatctttcaaaatttgatcTACTTGGAGCTCTGCAATAGGTGGCGTTTGGTAGTACAAGTTCTCCACCACTGCCCTAAGCTTCAAAATCTCAAACTTTACACG GGGTCATATGCGGCAAAGGGAAATGAAGATGATTAA
- the LOC11425125 gene encoding putative FBD-associated F-box protein At3g50710, which yields MCRYFPLKALSTSNFLCLDTFLLYTQARDVYQVSQPQSPYENIPIFHNLTYLELHNSWHLILQVLHHCPKLQNLKIYEESYAAMGIEDNQENWVDPEFVPQCFLSHLRTYTILNNAGPQSQLMLGKYILKNANSLQTMTISSESEKRKLSECPKASATCQLLVNGII from the exons ATGTGTCGCTATTTTCCGCTGAAAGCACTTTCCACTTCTAACTTTCTGTGCTTAGATACATTCTTGTTGTACACACAAGCCCGCGATGTCTACCAG GTCAGTCAGCCTCAGTCCCCATATGAAAATATTCCTATCTTTCATAATTTGACATACTTGGAGCTCCACAACAGTTGGCATTTGATATTACAAGTTCTTCACCACTGCCCTAAGCTtcaaaatctcaaaatttaCGAG GAGTCATATGCGGCAATGGGAATTGAAGATAATCAAGAAAATTGGGTGGACCCAGAATTTGTTCCACAATGCTTTTTATCACACCTTAGAACTTACACTATTCTAAACAATGCAGGTCCACAAAGTCAACTTATGTTAgggaaatatattttgaagaatgCAAACTCTTTACAAACCATGACAATCTCAAGTGaaagtgaaaaaagaaaattgtctgAATGTCCGAAAGCCTCTGCAACATGTCAACTTTTAGTTAATGGTATCATATAG